In Spirochaetales bacterium, a genomic segment contains:
- a CDS encoding agmatine deiminase family protein: MKKQCLVLPMFFCMSVCPFFLIAQSGAPRTGPPGPPVRSISEFEPMEGVLIAYPGDFGVPFDLIAEMSTDVIVTTIVENSSDEAIVKSQYSSNNVILSNCRFIQAPVDTYYTRDYGPFIIADNLNEIAIVDMSVFYSPNDNSIPQTISDVLGVGYYYMDMVIQGGNYMTDGMGVAASTSLVFEDNPLLNEDAIRKLSADYLNITTWHIVEDPNSTHIDHIDCWGKFLSVDTILIREVSPSDPQYQDIEETAAYFGNETSSYGTPYNIVRIDTSNDEPYTNSLILNDKVFVPVTGSPNDDKAIRTYSTAMPGYRVFGIAANHNSWDASDAIHCRIKGIPDRNMIYIHHIPLSGTLTAASEYRIEADIISYAGEVIYTDDVRLYYKQDNGSFTDTIMRNTGGTTYSGTITRTTGTEIAYYISTTNAPGRTYTLPYIGEADPFRFTVAASAPTSTPIPSPTPYPGAERGDVNADGAVNIVDALLTAQFYVGLNPAGFDISRADADCDGNIGIVDALIIARYYIGLVTGFC, translated from the coding sequence ATGAAAAAGCAATGTCTTGTTTTGCCGATGTTTTTTTGTATGTCCGTCTGTCCCTTCTTTTTGATTGCTCAAAGCGGAGCCCCGCGAACCGGACCACCCGGGCCGCCGGTACGCAGTATTTCCGAATTCGAACCCATGGAAGGGGTCCTTATCGCGTATCCCGGGGATTTCGGCGTTCCCTTCGATTTGATCGCCGAAATGTCAACGGATGTGATCGTTACGACAATTGTCGAAAACTCTTCCGATGAAGCCATCGTGAAATCCCAATACAGTTCCAATAATGTGATCCTCTCCAATTGCAGATTCATACAAGCACCGGTGGATACCTACTATACCAGGGATTACGGTCCTTTTATTATCGCGGACAATCTGAACGAAATCGCGATTGTGGATATGTCGGTGTTTTACTCTCCGAACGATAATTCGATCCCGCAAACGATAAGCGATGTGCTGGGCGTCGGTTATTATTACATGGATATGGTCATCCAGGGGGGGAATTATATGACCGACGGTATGGGAGTCGCCGCTTCCACCAGCCTTGTGTTTGAAGACAACCCGTTGCTGAATGAAGATGCGATCAGGAAGCTATCCGCCGACTATTTGAATATAACAACCTGGCATATTGTGGAAGACCCGAATTCGACGCACATCGATCATATAGACTGCTGGGGAAAATTCTTGTCCGTTGATACTATCCTTATACGGGAAGTGTCCCCCTCGGATCCCCAATATCAGGATATTGAAGAAACGGCGGCGTATTTCGGGAATGAAACCTCGTCGTACGGAACGCCCTATAACATCGTGAGAATCGATACATCCAATGACGAACCCTATACCAATTCCCTTATCCTCAACGACAAAGTCTTTGTGCCCGTTACCGGTTCGCCCAATGATGATAAGGCCATTCGGACATATTCGACGGCAATGCCGGGCTACCGTGTATTCGGTATCGCGGCAAATCATAATTCGTGGGACGCAAGCGACGCCATTCATTGCCGTATCAAGGGCATCCCGGACAGAAACATGATTTATATACACCATATCCCCCTGTCGGGAACACTCACCGCCGCATCCGAATATCGGATAGAGGCCGATATTATCTCATATGCCGGAGAGGTCATTTATACCGATGATGTGAGGCTTTATTACAAACAGGATAACGGTTCGTTCACCGACACGATCATGCGGAATACCGGCGGTACGACCTACAGCGGCACAATCACCCGTACAACCGGTACGGAGATTGCCTACTACATCAGCACAACGAATGCCCCGGGAAGAACCTACACGCTGCCGTACATCGGGGAAGCTGATCCCTTCCGGTTCACCGTTGCGGCTTCCGCGCCCACTTCCACCCCGATACCGTCGCCGACGCCATATCCGGGTGCGGAAAGGGGGGATGTCAATGCAGACGGGGCGGTCAATATCGTCGATGCACTGTTGACGGCCCAATTTTATGTGGGACTGAATCCCGCGGGGTTCGATATTTCCCGAGCGGATGCCGATTGCGATGGAAACATCGGTATCGTCGACGCCCTTATCATCGCACGGTATTATATCGGGCTGGTAACCGGGTTTTGCTGA
- a CDS encoding sugar ABC transporter permease: protein MILPLTYFVIFKYIPMTYIQVAFKKYTIIKSPWEMPWADNGGFEYFIKAFSNRDFLYALRNTIMLNLLDLVTGFPAPIMLALLLNELRIRWFKRVTQTIAYLPHFLSWIIIYGMAVQLLAPTSGLVNIVLNRMGIKSIPFLNDSTYWVGTYVFLGIWRDVGWNTIIYLAAITAINPELYEAASMDGAGRIKKMWHITLPGLRPTIVVLLILSLGRILGSEFDRPYALGNALVKDVSNVIATFVYTYGIRGLQFSLTTAVGMFQSVVCVIFLFIANGLAKRIGEQGIV, encoded by the coding sequence ATGATTCTGCCGCTCACCTACTTTGTTATTTTTAAATATATCCCTATGACCTATATCCAGGTCGCCTTTAAAAAGTACACCATCATCAAAAGTCCCTGGGAAATGCCCTGGGCGGACAACGGCGGCTTCGAATACTTCATCAAGGCCTTCTCCAACCGTGACTTCCTCTACGCGCTGCGGAATACCATCATGCTCAATCTGCTCGACCTGGTAACGGGTTTTCCCGCTCCCATCATGCTGGCGTTGCTGCTCAATGAGTTGAGGATACGATGGTTCAAACGGGTTACCCAGACGATCGCCTACCTGCCGCACTTTCTGTCATGGATCATCATCTATGGCATGGCGGTCCAGCTTCTAGCTCCCACTTCCGGTCTCGTCAACATCGTGCTTAACCGTATGGGTATTAAATCCATTCCTTTTTTGAATGATTCAACGTACTGGGTGGGTACCTACGTGTTTTTGGGAATCTGGCGGGATGTCGGCTGGAACACCATTATCTACCTTGCGGCGATAACGGCCATCAATCCCGAGCTCTATGAGGCCGCTTCGATGGACGGTGCGGGCCGCATCAAAAAGATGTGGCATATAACATTGCCGGGGCTGCGTCCCACGATCGTCGTTCTGCTTATTTTGAGTCTCGGGCGCATTCTCGGCAGCGAGTTCGACCGGCCGTATGCACTTGGGAACGCTCTGGTAAAAGACGTCTCCAATGTTATCGCCACGTTCGTCTATACCTATGGTATCCGGGGACTCCAGTTCTCGCTGACGACGGCGGTCGGGATGTTCCAGTCCGTGGTATGCGTTATTTTCCTCTTCATTGCAAACGGGCTGGCCAAAAGAATCGGTGAGCAGGGCATTGTATAA
- a CDS encoding cellulase family glycosylhydrolase, giving the protein MKRKKIMLHLLFILALLSFSNVTATGQAALCGDVNDDGAVNIVDALLTAQCYVGLAACADEAVGDVNCDSQINIVDALLIAQLYVGSITGLQCCNTTATPTPTPNTTPRPGSNAVEFSRQMGAGWNLGNSMESMGPGNETAWGNPKVTQSFVNAVKAAGFDTLRIPVAWSVFTDQANYIIDTAWLNRVEEVVNYGLNAGMYVIINEHWDGGWLNHPFYSNRDSLNHRLAVMWEQIADHFRAYDNRLLFAGTNEVMNDGDYSTPTQEYVDVQNSFNQTFVTTVRGTGGNNADRYLIVQGFNTNIDHTVEFAVIPNDTVTGRLMMEVHYYDPYNFTLNTSSNINEWPSSEETWANEAWCDGQMEKMRIHFVDRGIAVILGEYGVASRQGVSGFETSRVRWNRYVTEAAAANDIVPIYWDNGVTGDTGLGLFDRNSGAIVYPNIVNAIVNSVD; this is encoded by the coding sequence ATGAAAAGAAAAAAAATAATGTTACATCTTCTGTTTATCCTTGCCTTACTCTCATTTTCAAATGTGACGGCGACGGGACAGGCGGCGTTGTGCGGTGATGTCAATGACGACGGTGCCGTCAATATCGTCGATGCCCTCCTTACCGCGCAATGTTACGTCGGTCTTGCCGCGTGCGCCGATGAAGCGGTCGGCGACGTTAATTGCGACAGCCAGATCAATATCGTCGATGCATTGCTGATTGCCCAGTTGTATGTCGGTTCGATTACGGGATTACAGTGCTGTAATACGACGGCGACACCGACGCCGACACCGAATACCACACCGCGGCCGGGATCGAACGCCGTCGAGTTTTCGAGGCAAATGGGTGCGGGCTGGAACCTGGGGAATTCGATGGAGTCCATGGGACCCGGCAACGAAACGGCATGGGGTAATCCAAAGGTAACTCAATCGTTCGTCAACGCGGTCAAGGCGGCCGGTTTCGACACCCTGCGTATTCCGGTGGCATGGAGTGTTTTTACCGACCAGGCGAATTACATTATCGATACCGCCTGGCTGAACCGCGTCGAGGAAGTCGTCAATTACGGTTTGAACGCGGGTATGTATGTCATTATCAATGAGCACTGGGACGGCGGCTGGTTGAATCATCCTTTCTACTCCAACCGTGATTCCCTGAACCACCGTCTTGCCGTTATGTGGGAACAGATCGCCGATCATTTCCGCGCTTACGACAATCGCCTTCTTTTTGCCGGAACCAACGAGGTCATGAATGACGGCGATTACAGTACGCCGACACAGGAATACGTGGATGTACAAAACAGTTTTAACCAGACCTTTGTCACCACCGTGCGTGGCACGGGCGGCAACAACGCGGATCGCTACCTGATCGTCCAGGGCTTTAATACCAATATCGATCATACCGTCGAGTTCGCGGTAATTCCGAACGATACGGTCACCGGCCGGCTGATGATGGAAGTGCATTACTATGATCCCTACAACTTTACATTGAACACCTCGAGTAACATAAACGAGTGGCCGAGTTCGGAAGAAACCTGGGCGAACGAAGCCTGGTGCGACGGGCAGATGGAGAAGATGAGGATACATTTCGTCGACCGGGGTATTGCTGTGATTCTCGGCGAGTACGGCGTGGCCTCACGGCAGGGCGTTTCCGGCTTCGAAACCTCACGGGTCCGCTGGAACAGGTACGTCACCGAAGCTGCGGCTGCCAATGATATCGTCCCGATTTATTGGGACAACGGCGTTACCGGTGATACCGGATTGGGCCTCTTCGACAGGAACAGCGGCGCCATCGTGTATCCCAATATCGTCAATGCCATTGTCAACTCGGTTGACTAA
- a CDS encoding PilZ domain-containing protein yields the protein MNNNEFLREIAESFNRTPQEILVFISIILSIVGLITILGIIKWIIDRNKFTLAVNSRFEKYAVKYSLTKPEIDLLDRMSRFLKNPLKKYLLLTNSHTFNTCFHLLASREESDKKIQLSIFKKLGFSRFDPYRVPDSSNDIAEGSPAKLISKDKKIIINGFVTRQLPDAIVFESLNSFIGFTNDDEVFLVTHNYTGLYVFKTRILKAENKTIFAAQSKNIVRTQHREYFRKNIVLPILLRRIDSKEEPDRADIRDLSAGGLCVTNPGKKYVKDDDLSLFFHKEAENRFHLYGEVVRVSGNNKILHIKFGHITNRDRDRLVGFIQKGMPYRLKR from the coding sequence ATGAATAATAATGAATTTCTCAGAGAGATTGCAGAAAGTTTCAATAGGACACCGCAAGAAATACTTGTTTTTATAAGTATTATTCTTTCTATTGTCGGATTGATCACGATTCTGGGTATCATCAAATGGATTATAGATCGGAATAAATTTACTTTAGCTGTAAATTCAAGATTTGAAAAATATGCAGTCAAGTATTCACTTACAAAGCCCGAAATTGACTTGCTCGATCGAATGTCCCGGTTTCTAAAAAATCCTTTGAAAAAATATCTTCTTCTTACAAATTCCCATACGTTCAATACCTGTTTTCATTTGTTAGCAAGCCGGGAAGAATCGGATAAAAAAATTCAGTTGTCGATTTTCAAAAAACTCGGTTTCAGCCGTTTCGATCCCTATAGAGTTCCGGATTCAAGTAATGATATCGCCGAAGGATCCCCTGCGAAACTGATCAGCAAGGACAAGAAGATTATTATAAACGGATTTGTCACCAGGCAGCTGCCGGATGCAATAGTGTTCGAATCTTTGAATAGCTTTATTGGATTTACGAACGATGATGAGGTTTTTCTGGTCACCCATAATTATACCGGTCTTTACGTCTTTAAAACAAGGATCTTGAAAGCTGAAAATAAAACAATTTTTGCAGCTCAATCCAAAAATATTGTAAGGACTCAACACAGGGAATATTTCAGAAAAAATATAGTACTTCCCATATTATTGCGTCGGATAGATTCCAAAGAAGAACCTGATCGTGCAGATATCCGTGATCTGAGTGCCGGAGGACTTTGTGTTACGAATCCCGGGAAAAAATATGTAAAAGACGACGATTTATCTCTATTTTTTCATAAAGAAGCAGAGAACAGGTTCCATCTCTATGGTGAAGTAGTACGAGTGTCCGGAAATAATAAAATTCTTCATATCAAATTCGGTCATATAACAAACAGAGACAGGGATCGTCTTGTCGGTTTTATTCAAAAAGGCATGCCGTATAGGTTAAAGCGGTAA
- a CDS encoding GGDEF domain-containing protein, which translates to MKDSDIISQRIHVLLRLFFILGASVHVILFGLFVYLRIFILCVFNIAGCCIFLFNFFLLKRKYYGLSIQLAIGDIVLYSITATYILGWECYAALYLIAAMVLIANSFTIKLPWKIAEVTLTAGFFIALFIITGDGGRISTVDRGILKAVGLLNIVTVMFTLLFMSFRNFIENETLQNRLKEMSEIDILTGAYNRRFFNKYLDIEIRRNMSQIRYKLRGEVNFGIAMLDLDNFKEINDRYGHLMGDQILIEFVAVIKDALFERDILCRYGGEEFVILFTSTSREGSITAIEKIRKLVEDHPFCIDTKTPVKHMTVSIGFACFEEESNIYRLLKLADKRLYEAKKAGKNLVISD; encoded by the coding sequence ATGAAAGACAGCGATATCATTAGTCAGAGAATACATGTTTTGCTCAGGCTTTTTTTCATTTTGGGTGCGTCCGTCCATGTTATATTGTTCGGACTCTTTGTATATCTCCGCATATTTATCCTCTGTGTCTTCAATATAGCCGGCTGCTGCATCTTTCTGTTCAACTTTTTTCTTCTTAAAAGAAAGTACTACGGCCTGTCCATCCAGCTTGCGATCGGCGATATCGTTCTATATTCGATCACGGCAACATACATTCTGGGCTGGGAGTGTTATGCCGCCCTCTATTTGATCGCGGCCATGGTCTTGATCGCCAATTCGTTTACCATAAAATTACCCTGGAAAATTGCCGAAGTGACACTAACGGCGGGTTTTTTTATCGCCTTGTTTATCATAACCGGGGACGGCGGTCGTATATCAACCGTCGATCGGGGAATTCTCAAAGCCGTCGGTCTTCTCAACATTGTGACCGTGATGTTTACTTTGCTGTTTATGTCGTTCCGAAATTTTATCGAAAACGAAACCCTCCAAAACCGGCTGAAGGAAATGTCCGAAATCGATATTTTAACCGGAGCGTACAACAGACGATTTTTCAACAAATATCTCGATATCGAAATCCGGCGCAATATGAGTCAGATCAGATACAAACTCCGGGGCGAGGTCAATTTCGGGATCGCGATGCTGGACCTGGACAATTTTAAGGAAATAAATGACCGCTACGGGCACCTCATGGGTGATCAGATCCTTATCGAATTTGTCGCCGTTATAAAAGACGCGCTCTTCGAGCGGGATATTCTCTGCCGTTACGGGGGGGAGGAGTTCGTGATTTTATTCACCTCCACATCACGGGAGGGCTCCATTACGGCGATCGAAAAAATCCGGAAACTCGTCGAAGACCACCCCTTCTGTATCGATACGAAAACTCCGGTAAAACATATGACCGTCAGCATCGGGTTTGCCTGTTTCGAGGAAGAGTCGAATATTTACCGGCTTTTAAAGCTGGCCGACAAACGCCTGTACGAAGCCAAAAAAGCGGGGAAAAATCTTGTGATAAGCGATTGA
- a CDS encoding glycoside hydrolase family 9 protein has translation MNKKSMLLMLCFCCCVLFPLTSQSFYVNYAEALQKSIYFYDAEKCGFTGTNRLEWRGPCHLEDSAIPLDPEHTNLSASFISANRSILDPDGDGTMNLIGGYHDAGDHVQFGLPQGYSASTLAWGLIEFKQAFIDTGNYDHMVEVLKYFTDFFLRCTFKDSSGNVVAYCYQTGDGSVDHAFWGPPELQDPEGLKVIGQSGVTYPRPAWFAYPEKPGSDVCAQAAASLAAMSLIMSDSDPAYADSCLENARALYEFAVQYRGTADSGGYYGSDYDYDELSWAATWLYEATGEMSYIDDISAQDANGNYTGYLERILRYPGDTWVNIWVHCWDAVWSGMFVRLSVLFPDNDDFDGWARWNLEFWSGGEVPHKDESMGGGYLGYSPGGFGVINTWGSARYNTAAQLCALIYGKHHDRTDFTAWARGQMDYIMGDNPLDLSYIVGYGDTYVRHPHHRAAHGSFTNSMVDPEEHRHTLWGALASGPDKDDKHIDLVSEYAYNEVAIDYNAGFVGALAGLYDIYGRAEGHEPVAGFPPPEPDTAKQFWMEGKIEQENDERTQVTLRLHAIPIHLPKPVEGISCRYYFDISEQIEAGQTIDDINMQIYYDEQASRYGGSVTANGPFESGGNEYYYEFSWNGGVIGARELQFGLFPDIASDNIAHWDPTNDYSRQGLTKEYTDEQYVPIYHDGELVYGRGPEGGDGTPSPTTPGTPTPTPTGGVLTGDVNGDGTINIVDALLIAQYYVGLEPAGFNPDAGDTNQDGNINIVDALRVAQYYVGSIPSL, from the coding sequence ATGAATAAAAAAAGCATGCTATTGATGCTGTGTTTTTGTTGCTGTGTCTTGTTTCCCCTGACCTCCCAGTCATTCTATGTCAATTATGCGGAAGCCCTCCAGAAATCGATCTATTTTTACGATGCGGAAAAATGCGGTTTCACGGGGACGAACAGACTCGAATGGAGGGGGCCGTGCCACCTGGAAGACTCGGCGATCCCGCTCGATCCGGAGCACACGAATCTTTCAGCCTCATTTATATCGGCCAACAGGAGTATCCTCGATCCTGACGGCGACGGTACGATGAACCTGATCGGCGGGTATCACGACGCCGGGGACCATGTTCAATTCGGTTTACCCCAGGGGTATTCCGCTTCGACTCTCGCATGGGGACTTATCGAGTTCAAACAGGCATTTATCGATACGGGGAACTACGATCATATGGTCGAAGTACTCAAATATTTTACGGATTTTTTCCTACGGTGTACCTTCAAGGACTCGAGCGGCAATGTCGTCGCCTATTGTTACCAGACTGGCGACGGTTCCGTCGATCATGCCTTCTGGGGCCCGCCTGAACTACAGGACCCCGAGGGGCTGAAAGTTATCGGACAATCCGGGGTCACGTATCCCCGGCCGGCCTGGTTTGCATACCCGGAAAAACCGGGGAGTGACGTATGCGCCCAGGCGGCCGCTTCCCTTGCGGCCATGTCTCTCATCATGAGTGATTCGGACCCCGCTTATGCGGATAGCTGCCTGGAGAACGCCCGCGCACTCTATGAGTTTGCCGTCCAATACCGGGGTACGGCCGATTCAGGGGGGTATTACGGTTCCGATTACGATTATGATGAACTGTCATGGGCAGCCACCTGGCTGTACGAAGCCACGGGAGAGATGTCCTACATCGACGATATTTCTGCGCAGGATGCCAACGGCAATTATACCGGCTATCTGGAACGTATACTCAGATATCCGGGGGATACCTGGGTCAATATCTGGGTGCACTGCTGGGACGCGGTCTGGAGCGGGATGTTTGTCAGATTATCCGTCCTTTTCCCGGATAATGACGATTTCGACGGCTGGGCGCGCTGGAACCTCGAGTTCTGGTCGGGCGGTGAGGTGCCGCATAAGGACGAAAGCATGGGGGGCGGTTACCTGGGGTACTCACCCGGCGGTTTTGGTGTGATCAACACATGGGGATCCGCGCGGTATAATACGGCAGCGCAGCTGTGCGCCCTTATCTATGGGAAACATCACGACAGGACGGATTTTACCGCATGGGCCAGGGGGCAAATGGATTACATCATGGGCGACAATCCCCTGGATCTATCTTACATCGTGGGTTATGGAGATACCTATGTCCGGCACCCGCACCACAGGGCGGCCCACGGTTCCTTTACCAACAGCATGGTCGATCCGGAGGAGCACAGGCACACCCTCTGGGGCGCCCTTGCCAGCGGACCGGATAAAGACGACAAACATATCGATCTCGTGAGCGAATATGCGTATAATGAAGTGGCCATCGATTACAATGCCGGTTTTGTAGGGGCCCTGGCGGGCCTGTACGATATTTACGGCAGAGCGGAAGGTCATGAACCGGTAGCCGGTTTTCCTCCCCCCGAACCGGATACGGCGAAGCAGTTCTGGATGGAGGGTAAGATCGAACAGGAAAATGATGAACGCACCCAGGTAACGCTGCGGCTTCACGCAATTCCGATTCACTTGCCCAAACCTGTTGAAGGAATCAGTTGCCGTTACTATTTCGATATCAGTGAACAGATAGAAGCAGGGCAGACGATAGACGACATCAACATGCAGATATATTATGACGAACAGGCATCCCGCTACGGGGGGTCTGTGACGGCAAATGGACCTTTTGAATCGGGCGGTAATGAATATTATTACGAGTTCTCCTGGAACGGCGGTGTGATTGGAGCGAGGGAGCTTCAGTTCGGTTTGTTTCCGGATATCGCATCGGACAATATCGCCCATTGGGACCCGACGAACGATTATTCCAGACAGGGCCTTACAAAAGAATACACTGACGAACAGTACGTACCCATCTATCATGACGGTGAGCTGGTATACGGCCGGGGACCGGAAGGAGGAGACGGAACTCCATCACCGACAACTCCGGGAACTCCCACCCCGACGCCGACGGGAGGCGTGCTTACAGGCGATGTGAATGGTGACGGTACGATCAACATCGTGGATGCTCTTCTTATCGCCCAATATTATGTGGGACTCGAGCCCGCCGGCTTTAATCCCGATGCGGGTGATACAAACCAGGACGGGAATATCAATATCGTCGACGCGTTGCGTGTTGCGCAATATTACGTGGGATCGATCCCGTCTTTATAG
- a CDS encoding J domain-containing protein, translating to MEYRDYYKILGVSKSATTDEIKRQYRKLARKYHPDVNPGDNKAAARFAEINEAHEVLSDPEKRKKYDTLGSNWEQYENVGQDSPFTNRKAYGNGSGYTVFEGDMDDLFGGAGFSDFFKTFFGDTFSGFRSHSKSYSSKGHDYKAELEISLEEAYSGCVKVIQVNNQTLRITLEPGIMDGRTIKLKGKGGAGANGGKKGDLYITIRIPPHPLYKRVDNDLYIEVPVSMYTMLLGGEKEINALSGRFKIKIPPETENGTAFRLKGKGFPADKKSVSCGDLYVKVMMETPKNLSDREKSLIRELARMRS from the coding sequence ATGGAATACAGGGATTATTACAAAATACTGGGGGTATCAAAGTCGGCAACCACGGATGAAATAAAACGGCAGTATCGCAAACTGGCGCGCAAATATCATCCGGATGTCAATCCGGGAGACAACAAGGCGGCCGCCCGTTTTGCCGAAATCAATGAAGCGCATGAGGTCCTCTCGGATCCCGAAAAAAGAAAAAAATACGATACACTCGGTTCGAACTGGGAACAGTACGAAAACGTCGGGCAGGATTCACCCTTTACGAACAGGAAAGCATACGGGAATGGTTCCGGGTATACGGTTTTCGAAGGCGACATGGACGACCTGTTCGGCGGTGCGGGATTTTCCGATTTTTTCAAGACCTTTTTCGGTGATACCTTTTCGGGCTTCCGGTCTCATTCAAAAAGTTATTCGTCAAAGGGTCATGATTATAAGGCCGAGCTTGAGATTTCACTGGAGGAGGCCTATTCCGGATGTGTTAAGGTCATCCAGGTGAATAACCAAACATTGCGTATTACCCTCGAACCCGGCATCATGGACGGCCGGACTATCAAACTGAAAGGAAAGGGTGGCGCCGGGGCAAACGGCGGCAAAAAAGGCGATCTGTATATCACGATCCGCATTCCCCCCCACCCATTATATAAACGCGTGGATAACGATCTTTATATCGAGGTTCCCGTGAGTATGTACACGATGCTTTTGGGCGGTGAAAAAGAGATCAATGCGCTTTCCGGCCGATTCAAAATAAAGATACCGCCCGAAACCGAAAACGGTACCGCCTTCCGCCTTAAGGGGAAGGGTTTCCCGGCCGATAAAAAGTCCGTAAGCTGCGGTGACCTTTATGTGAAAGTGATGATGGAAACCCCAAAAAATCTCTCCGACAGGGAAAAGAGTCTGATCCGGGAGTTGGCCCGGATGAGATCATAA
- a CDS encoding carbohydrate ABC transporter permease → MVASKKSIIGDWIVVFICVLLILICLLPLLNILARSLSASEAIIRNDVMLLPKGFNFEAYRLVLSDTKYTWSLAWTAILTVICVVVSLFMTTICAYPLTYKKLKGRRFFSAFIIFTMYFSAGTIPMYLLLGDLKMLNKPVVLIIPYCLNVFYMIIMRSFLSQIPDSLRESAEIDGAGPIRILFSIYLPLSAPVIATLCLFYAVGRWNGFSDALMFMNDRFYYPIQLLLYNIINSISDIEITTQEGFSPPGLSESLKAATIIFATVPILVVYPWLQRYFITGATLGAIKE, encoded by the coding sequence ATGGTAGCATCGAAAAAATCGATAATCGGTGACTGGATTGTCGTTTTTATCTGCGTCCTTCTTATTCTGATCTGTCTGCTTCCGCTTTTAAACATTTTAGCCCGTTCGTTGAGTGCTTCGGAGGCGATAATCCGCAACGATGTGATGCTTTTACCAAAAGGGTTCAACTTTGAGGCCTACCGCCTGGTACTCAGCGATACCAAATACACCTGGTCCCTTGCCTGGACCGCGATATTGACGGTCATTTGTGTCGTCGTATCCCTTTTTATGACCACGATCTGTGCCTACCCGCTTACCTACAAAAAACTCAAAGGACGCCGGTTCTTCAGCGCTTTTATCATATTCACCATGTACTTCTCGGCGGGTACGATCCCGATGTATTTGCTGCTCGGTGATTTGAAAATGCTCAACAAGCCGGTAGTGCTTATCATTCCGTACTGCCTTAACGTCTTCTATATGATCATCATGCGCAGTTTCCTTTCACAAATCCCCGACAGCCTGCGCGAATCCGCGGAGATCGACGGCGCGGGGCCCATCCGGATACTCTTCAGTATCTATCTGCCGCTGTCCGCCCCGGTGATCGCCACCCTCTGTCTCTTCTACGCCGTCGGACGATGGAACGGCTTTTCGGACGCGCTGATGTTCATGAACGACAGATTTTACTATCCCATCCAGTTGCTGTTGTACAATATAATCAACTCCATCTCCGATATAGAAATCACGACACAGGAAGGTTTCTCGCCCCCGGGACTTTCGGAGTCGCTCAAGGCGGCAACGATCATCTTCGCCACCGTGCCGATCCTGGTAGTGTATCCCTGGCTGCAACGATACTTTATCACAGGCGCTACCCTGGGCGCAATCAAGGAATAA